From the Pirellulales bacterium genome, the window TGCTGCGCGACCGGGTCGACACGCTCCGCCCGCACGTCCCGGTGACGGTCCCCCCGACGGCCGCATTGGCCTCGGTGCTCCAGACGATGATCGCCGAGAGGATCGGCTGCGTCGTCGTCGCCGAAGCGGGCCGCATGGTCGGCATCTTCACCGAGCGGGACGCCCTGCTGCGCGTGAACGCCGACGCCGCGAAGCTGGCCGATCGGCCAATCTCGACGGTGATGACCCCCAACCCGGCGACGCTCAAGGCCGACGACAAGATCGCCCTGGCCCTGCATCGGATGAACGTCGGCGGCTACCGCCACCTGCCGATCCTCGACGGCGAACAACTCGTCGGCGTGATCTCGATCCGCGACATCCTGGCGTACCTCACCCAGCGCAACGCGGCGACGGGGTGAGAGGGCGACCTCCGTCCGTGAGTCGTCGAGTCCCTGCTCCCTGCAGCATGGCCGGGACACAGCCCCTCCCAGCAGGAGGCTTGCCGAGCCGGCTCAGCACCGGCTTGGGCTTGAACCCGTCGGCGCGGCCGCGGCGCCGAGGGCCTGGGTTCGTTCAAGCTTCATCGCTTCGTTGAGGACGACTTCGAGGACTTGGGCGAGGCCGTCGAAGCCGTGCGCGGCGCGGAGTTGGACAACTTCGTCGACGACGGTAGATTGCAGTTCGCGGGGCATGGCGGAGCTTCCGTTCCGAGGGAGTGATTGAGAACCAATCCCCACGCGGAAACCGTCTTGGCCCGCCCTTTTCAAGCCGCTTGGTGTTCGCACGCCGCGCCAACGCGGCCCCCTGACGGGGACTCTTACAGAACAGAGGGTACACTAACAGCGGAAGCCCAGCGATTGGTGATTGGGCTGATATCGGCGCCAGTGCATGCAATGGCGCCCGGCGACAAGGCCAAAACCGTCCGCTCAATTTCCCGCGAGATTCCGGTGGAAAATGGGCCACTGCATTGCGTAGAACAGAGGCTGCCAACCGCGCGCTTCGCCCGCGCTTGCGACGCAGCGCGCGACGTTGCCAATGGCAACATCAGCCCCCGGCTCTGCCGGGGGGGCGATTACCGTTGGGGCAAGCGTTACGCCTTTGGTGCGAAACCCCCGGCCAGAGGCCGGGGCTGCCTGCGCGCGGGAGGCATCCCATTGCCACGCGGGACTCCAGTTCGGAGCGACGGTGGGAGAGATGCTTCTTGCTTGCGCACTCCCTTGAGGACAACCGGCGCTGCCCGCTCACGAGGACGAGAGCATGGCACACGGTCGGGGCGGAGGTCTGCGTGCCATGCCTTCGTCCGCGTAGGCATGTCTGGGTGAACCACGCGGAGCATGCTCACGAGGACGAGAGCATGGCACGAACCGAACTTGGTCTCGAAGACCCTCAGGGGGCGCGACAAGGCCGGAATCGTCCGCTCAATTTCCCGCGAGATTCCGGTAGAAAATGGGCCGCCGCATCGCGTAGAACAGATCCTGCCAGCCGCGCGCTTCGCCTGCGCTTGCGACGCAATCGCGCGCCGGGCGCGAGCCGCGACGGGTCGCGAGTTTTGCTCGCCCGCCGCGAGTTTTGCTAGCAAAACCAGCCGCCCCGCGACCGCCGTCCCGGCACGCAAGATGTTGACTCCCAACAAGTTCGGCAAACCCTCCCCCGCTCCGCAGCCCGGGGTTTTGCACGAGATAATGATGGAGTTTTGCTCGCCGGCAAAATGGCAACGCGTTCTCGGCGCCCCGCCGCCGGAGATTCGTGCTCCGAAAAATCGCGAAGTTTTGCTCCTAGCAAAACGCATCGGGGCCCCGTAGCGAGTTTTCACGAACGAAGACCCGCGTGGCGCTCGATCGACCTGCTCGACAGACAGGTCTCGCCGACGTGAGCGCCCTCCCGTTCACGACTCCCCGAAATACTGGTCCAGGGACGCCCCGCCTCGCGCATTGTGTTGTCTCCCCCGCTCCTGCGAGGTACTCTGACCTGTTTGGCCCCTGGTCGCGGGGGCTCGCTGGAGACTGGCCGGGGCCGGGGGACTGGGGCTGATGGCGACGGCGGACGTGGAGATCGAGCACGAGCGCGAGGCGGCTCCGACTGCAATTCGCATTCGCGGTGCGCGGACTCACAATCTCAAGAACGTCGATCTCGACATTCCCCAGCACGCGCTCGTGGCGATCACGGGGCTCTCCGGATCGGGCAAGAGCTCGCTGGCGTTCGACACGTTGCTGGCCGAGGGGCAGCGGCAGTACGTCGAGAGTCTGAGCGTGTACGCTCGGCAGTTCTTTCAGCAAATGCAGCGGCCCGACGTCGACGTCATCGAGGGGCTGCAGCCGACGATCGCCATCGACCAACACGCGGCCAGCGCCAACCCGCGCAGCACGGTCGCCACGGTGACCGAGATCTACGATTACCTGCGGGTGCTCATGGCCCGTACGGGGGACGTCTCTTGTCCGCAGTGCGGCACGGCGATCGCGCAGCAGACGCCGGCGGAAATCCAGCAGGCGATCCTCGGCCTGCCCGAAGGGACCAAGGCGATGGTGCTCGCCCCCATGGTCCGCGGGCGCAAGGGGAAACACGCCGAAGTCATGGAGCGGATTCGCAAGGAAGGCTTCCTGCGAGTGCGGGTCGACGGGGTGACGTTCGAGGTCGAGGACGTCCCCGAGTTGGCCGCCGCGAAGGCGCACGACATCGAGGCGGTCGTCGACCGGGTCGTACTCCGCGAGGGGCTCGACAGCCGGCTTGCCGAGTCGGTGCGGCTGGCGCTCAAGCACGGCGAGGGGGCGCTGCGGCTGGTGTACCTCACCCCCGAGGCGAAGGAGTCGGCCGGCGGCGCCGACACCCGCGAGGCGACCGCCGAGCACGGCTGGTGCGAGCGGGTGTTCAGCACCCAATACGCCTGCCCCGACTGCAAGCTCAGCCTGGCGGAAGTCGAGCCGCGGATGTTCAGCTTCAACAGCCCGTACGGCGCCTGCCCCGCGTGCGAAGGGCTGGCGGCCCGCGAGGGGTTCGACCCGCAGTTGGTCGTGCCGGATCCGAGCCTGTCGCTGGCCACGGGGGCGATCGCGCCGTGGCGGGCGTCCTCGGCTGCGGCGCGGACGAAGCAGGAGGCGCTGCTGACCCCGTTTTTGGCGCGGGCCAAGGTCGAGTGGACCGCCCCGCTGGCCGAATGGCCCGAGGGGGCGCGAACCAAGCTGCTGTCCGGGGACAACGGCAAATGGCCGGGGCTTTTGGCCCACTTGGAGATGGACTACGCCGGGGCCAAGAACGACGCGGTTCGGCAGCGACTCGTCGCGTTTCGCTCGGTGCTCGCTTGCGGCGAGTGCGGCGGTTCGCGGCTGCGGCCCGAGGCCCGCTCGTGCCGACTCGCGGGGAAGGCGATCCACGAAATCGTCGCCCTGACGGTCGACGGCGCCGCGGAATACTTCGCCCGTCTGACGTTCGATCCGTCGCTCGCGCCGATCGGCGAACCGCTCGTCGCCGAGATCAAGAAGCGATTGGCGTTCTTGCAGCAGGTGGGGGTCGAGTACCTGTCGCTTGATCGGGCGGCCGACTCGCTCTCCGGCGGCGAAATGCAGCGCGTGCGGCTGGCTACGGGGATCGGCTCGGGGCTGGTGGGAGTGCTGTACATTCTCGATGAACCGTCGATCGGACTTCACCCCCGCGACAACGCCCGGTTGATCGCCGCGCTGCGCAACTTGCAGCGGCAGGGGAACACCGTGCTGGTCGTCGAGCACGACGAAGCGCTGATCGCCGCGGCCGACTGGGTGGTCGACATGGGACCCGGCGCGGGGCACCGCGGGGGCCAGGTGATCGCCGAGGGAACGCCCGCCGACATTGCCGAGGATTCCGCCTCGTTGACGGGCGGGTACCTGTCGGGCCGACTGCGGATCGAGCCTCCCTCCGCGCGCCGCAAACCGGCGAAGACCCGGATGCTGGAACTCGAAGGCGCCACGCACCACAACTTGCGCAACGTGAGCTTGGCGGTTCCGCTGGGGTGCTTCACCTGCGTCACGGGGGTGAGCGGCTCGGGCAAAAGCTCGCTGGTGATCGATACGCTGGCCCGGGCCCTGGCGGTCAAGCTCAACGGCGCCGGGGGGCGCCCGGGGGCCTTCGCCGCGCTGCGCGGGGCGGCCAAGCTCGACCGCTTGGTCCATGTCGACCAGTCTCCCATCGGTCGCACGCCGCGCTCGAATCCCGCGACGTTCACCGGCATTTTCGACGAGGTCCGCCGCGTCTTCGCCGGCACGAAACATGCCAAGCAACTGGGGTACAAACTGGGACGGTTCAGCTTCAACACCAAGGGGGGCCGCTGCGAGGAGTGCCAAGGCCAAGGGGTGCAGCGAATCGAGATGCGGTTCCTGCCCGATCTGTTCGTCCCCTGCCCCGCGTGCCACGGACGACAATTCAATCGGCAGACCCTGGCAGTGCGGTACAAGGACAAGTCGATCGCCGACGTGCTGGCGATGAGCGTCGACGAGGCGGTCGAGTTCTTCGAGAACCACGCTGCGATCCACGGCGTCGTGACAAGCTTGCGCGACGTGGGGCTGGGGTATCTGACCCTAGGACAGCGGAGCACGACCCTCTCGGGGGGCGAAGCCCAGCGGATCAAGCTCGCCTCGGAACTGGGCCGCCCCGCGAGCGGCAAGACGCTGTACATTCTCGACGAACCGACCACGGGGCTCCACACCGACGACGTCGGCCGATTGCTGGGGGTGCTGCAGAAGCTGGTCGACCTGGGCCACACGGTGGTGGTCATCGAGCACCAGCTCGACGTCATCCGCTGCGCCGATTGGGTCGTCGACCTCGGCCCCGAGGGAGGCGCCGGCGGGGGGGAGATCCTGATCACGGGGACCCCGGAGGAAGTCGCCGCATGCGAGGCGAGCCACACGGGGCGGTGGCTGCGGGGTGCGTAAACCCCTCAATCGTGGGGTGTTCGCCCCCTTATGCGTGACGATCCGGTGAGGTTTCGGCCTTTCGGAACAGCCGGCGGATCGCTCGATTCATTGGAATTCCCCGAGATCTAGCCCGTTTCGTTCGCAGGGCAAGTCGCTTTCAAACGGCCGCGACTCCCTGCAAGAAGGTCTTTTTTGCGCAGAAGTTTGCGGACTCGGAGAAGTCCGTCTACTTTACGGATGACCGTGCCAGTTGCGATCGTCGGGGCACGTGTTTTACTTTTTTTGCGATCGCTAATCTTCCAACATCGAGTCGATCTCATGAACCGAACCTACGTTCCGCTACGAGCGACCGCGCTCGTCTTGCTCGCGTGCCTGGGCGCCCAGGTGCAGGCCGCGAGCGTTTCACTAACGGTCGACGTCACGTTCAATACTCCGGGAGATATCCATTCCGGCGGCACATGGATCACAGTCGCAAAGGCCGACGAGTCGGGACTCGCAGGCATCTCCTACAACTTTGTTGTAGCCACCGTCAACTTCGACCCCGTGACCGGTTTTGACGTCAAGCCGCCGAGTTTCGACGTCGCCGTGTCGGCGATCTTCTCGGGAACGTTCCGCCAGATTGTCGAAGGAGACGATCTTTTTCCGGCGCCTGTCCTGGGGGTTGGGCTTGGCGGCGGCCCCTATGTTGATCCGCCTAGCGTGATGATCGCTCCCGGCAACTCCAATCTTGGTTCCTTCACGGGCGCCGCCACGCTCGCCCGTGGCACGTTCAACTCGGGGGTCATTCCCACTTGGCACGGGACAGGGACTGGCCGTGCGGACGCCAACGTTTTCAATTCTGCGGGACAAGCGATCCAGGCGTCGGTCCAAACGACCGTGCGTTACGTCAACATTCCCGAGCCGGCGACGATCGTCCTGTTGGGGATCGGCGGTTGTGCAGCGATTGTGCTGCGACGCATGTCGTGTCCGGCGACGTAGCAGTCTTCGTGCAATGTCCTGAAGTACGAAATAGAACTTGAGGTTGCGGGGGCCGAGTCTCACTGAGGCTCGGCCCGCCCTCCTCGGCGAGACGGAGCTACCGTAGCGCGGCGAGGCGTTCCGCCGCGGCGCGGCCGCTGGCGATGCATTGCGGGATGCCGACGCCCCGGTAGGCGTTGCCGGCCAGCGCGAGACCCGCGAGCGCCGTCGTGCGGGCTTCGATCGCCTCGACCAGTTGCACGTGCCCTACGTCGTACTGCGGCATCGCGTCGCGCCAGCGGGCGACGTCGCTCCACAGCGGTTCGCCCCGCAGCCCCAGCAGCCGGTCCAACTCGCGCCGGACCGTGGCGACCAGTTCGGCGTCGTCGCGATCGACCAGTTCGGGCGCGAGCGCCCCGCCGACGAACGCCCGCAGGTGAACGCACTCCTCCGGGACGCGGCCTGGATATTTCACGCTCGCGAAACTGCCCGCCACGAGGGCCATCCTCTCGATCGCCGGGACGACGAAGCCGAATCCGTCGAGCGCATGGGCGAGGTGCTCGCGGCGGAACCCCAACCCGACCACGGCGCTCGATGCGCACCGGATGCGGCCGACAAGCCCTGCGAGCTCGACGTCGGTCGATTCCAGGAGCTTAGCCGCAAGCGGCGCCTGGGTCGCGAGGATCACGGCGTCGAACGTTTCCTCGCACTGCCGCCCGGCGCTCGCCAGCGTCAACCGCCATGAACCGTCCTCGTTGCGAGCGAGTCGTTCGACGCTCGTCTCCCGTTGCACCGTTCCGCCGGGGAGCGCCGCGGCGATCGCGTCGATCAGTTCGCCGAGTCCCCCTTGCAGCGAGACGAACAGTCCGTAGCGGGCGCCGTGAGCAAGCTCGTCCGTCGACGGCGACTCGGATTGGGTCGTACGCCTGACGAGCCTCCGCCACGCGGCGCGCGTAAGGCTGCCGTGCTCGCGCTCGGCGGCGAGGAACTCGGGCATCGTCGCCGCGAGACTGAGTCGCTCGGCGTCGGCGACGTAGATTCCGGCCAAGAGCGGTTGCACGAGCCGCTCGAACGCCTCGCGTCCCAAACGGCGCGTCGCGAAACGCGCCACGCTTTCGTCGTATCCCGGCTGGCGCACCGTCGCAGGGACGCGAACCAGCGGTTCGGCGAGGAGGCGCAGTTTGCCGGGCCAGCTCAGCGCGCGGCTCTTGAGAACGCCGCCGATCGTGTTGGCCCGCATCAACACGAACCCCTCGGGGGTCGGCAGCAGTCGGCCGTCGCGCACGACGAGCGCTCGGCGGTGCTCGGAATTCGTGCCGACGATCTGTTCGGCGATTCCCAATTCGCGGCACAGCGCGATCGCCTCGGGCAGTTTGGTCGTG encodes:
- a CDS encoding CBS domain-containing protein; translation: MNMLCPYCGAEVLEGADVCDECQHSLTDMSFPEPVSEVERGLLRDRVDTLRPHVPVTVPPTAALASVLQTMIAERIGCVVVAEAGRMVGIFTERDALLRVNADAAKLADRPISTVMTPNPATLKADDKIALALHRMNVGGYRHLPILDGEQLVGVISIRDILAYLTQRNAATG
- the uvrA gene encoding excinuclease ABC subunit UvrA, whose product is MATADVEIEHEREAAPTAIRIRGARTHNLKNVDLDIPQHALVAITGLSGSGKSSLAFDTLLAEGQRQYVESLSVYARQFFQQMQRPDVDVIEGLQPTIAIDQHAASANPRSTVATVTEIYDYLRVLMARTGDVSCPQCGTAIAQQTPAEIQQAILGLPEGTKAMVLAPMVRGRKGKHAEVMERIRKEGFLRVRVDGVTFEVEDVPELAAAKAHDIEAVVDRVVLREGLDSRLAESVRLALKHGEGALRLVYLTPEAKESAGGADTREATAEHGWCERVFSTQYACPDCKLSLAEVEPRMFSFNSPYGACPACEGLAAREGFDPQLVVPDPSLSLATGAIAPWRASSAAARTKQEALLTPFLARAKVEWTAPLAEWPEGARTKLLSGDNGKWPGLLAHLEMDYAGAKNDAVRQRLVAFRSVLACGECGGSRLRPEARSCRLAGKAIHEIVALTVDGAAEYFARLTFDPSLAPIGEPLVAEIKKRLAFLQQVGVEYLSLDRAADSLSGGEMQRVRLATGIGSGLVGVLYILDEPSIGLHPRDNARLIAALRNLQRQGNTVLVVEHDEALIAAADWVVDMGPGAGHRGGQVIAEGTPADIAEDSASLTGGYLSGRLRIEPPSARRKPAKTRMLELEGATHHNLRNVSLAVPLGCFTCVTGVSGSGKSSLVIDTLARALAVKLNGAGGRPGAFAALRGAAKLDRLVHVDQSPIGRTPRSNPATFTGIFDEVRRVFAGTKHAKQLGYKLGRFSFNTKGGRCEECQGQGVQRIEMRFLPDLFVPCPACHGRQFNRQTLAVRYKDKSIADVLAMSVDEAVEFFENHAAIHGVVTSLRDVGLGYLTLGQRSTTLSGGEAQRIKLASELGRPASGKTLYILDEPTTGLHTDDVGRLLGVLQKLVDLGHTVVVIEHQLDVIRCADWVVDLGPEGGAGGGEILITGTPEEVAACEASHTGRWLRGA
- a CDS encoding PEP-CTERM sorting domain-containing protein; amino-acid sequence: MNRTYVPLRATALVLLACLGAQVQAASVSLTVDVTFNTPGDIHSGGTWITVAKADESGLAGISYNFVVATVNFDPVTGFDVKPPSFDVAVSAIFSGTFRQIVEGDDLFPAPVLGVGLGGGPYVDPPSVMIAPGNSNLGSFTGAATLARGTFNSGVIPTWHGTGTGRADANVFNSAGQAIQASVQTTVRYVNIPEPATIVLLGIGGCAAIVLRRMSCPAT
- the hemG gene encoding protoporphyrinogen oxidase; translation: MSGSTQPESASRPRAAIIGGGIAGLAAAHRLHSLRPDVELRLLERSSRLGGPLDTVRRDGWLVERGADSFTTKLPEAIALCRELGIAEQIVGTNSEHRRALVVRDGRLLPTPEGFVLMRANTIGGVLKSRALSWPGKLRLLAEPLVRVPATVRQPGYDESVARFATRRLGREAFERLVQPLLAGIYVADAERLSLAATMPEFLAAEREHGSLTRAAWRRLVRRTTQSESPSTDELAHGARYGLFVSLQGGLGELIDAIAAALPGGTVQRETSVERLARNEDGSWRLTLASAGRQCEETFDAVILATQAPLAAKLLESTDVELAGLVGRIRCASSAVVGLGFRREHLAHALDGFGFVVPAIERMALVAGSFASVKYPGRVPEECVHLRAFVGGALAPELVDRDDAELVATVRRELDRLLGLRGEPLWSDVARWRDAMPQYDVGHVQLVEAIEARTTALAGLALAGNAYRGVGIPQCIASGRAAAERLAALR